TATTCAGCAGCAGAGCCGCACAGTTTCAATTGACGAAGAACTCGCTTTGGTAGATAATTTTGTATATATAATGAAGGTGCGTTTTGGTAACCGCCTTGAATTTATAAAAAAGATTCCCGAAGGTTCTTTCCCTCAGCAGATTCCTTCAATGACCTTACAGCCTCTTGTTGAAAACTGTATTAAGCACGGACTCAAAAATTCAAAAGGAAAAGTCTGCCTTGAAGTTTCAATTGAAGACAAATATATCGTCATAAGTATTTCTGATAATGGAGAAGGAATGCCTGAACAGACTCGAAAAGCTGTTTTTGAAGCAGTTGCTTCCGGAACAACAAGACTTGCACCAGAAGTGCTGGATGATAATTCTACACACAATGGAACAGGTCTTATCAGTGTTTTCCTGAGACTTCGACTTCAGTTTCATAGGGATGATCTTTTTGATATTACTGATGCAGAGGGAACTTCAGAAACCCCTGGCACAAAGTTTATAATCAGGATTCCAAAGCATGTTTAATATATTAGTAACAGATGATGAACAGATTGTAATCGATTCTCTTTCCTTCATAATCAACAAAAACTTTGCTGATGAAGCCCGTGTATTTACTGCACTTTCCGGCACAGAAGCAATTGAAATTGTTATGAAAGAAAATATCGACATTATGTTCATGGACATCAACATGCCTGGACTCAGCGGTCTTGAAACTGTAAGTGTAATCACAAAGCTCAAACCGAATATTGTTTTTGTGATTTTAAGTGCCTTTGACCGCTTTCAGTATGCACAGGAAGCAATCAATCTTGGAGCCTATAAATATATAACAAAACCGGTAAACAGAAATGTCGTAATAGAAACTATCAGAGGCGCAATGCAGCTGGTTCAGGAAAAACAGGGTAAACTTTCTGCAGACATGGAGCTTCACAAAAAACTCGACCTTGTTTCTCCAATGATTGAAAATGATTTTATCTATGCCTGTATCTACAACAATGATAAATCTATAGATCTATCTTCTTACCTCGATTATTTTAATCTTACCGATAATCCGTGGGTTTTCTGCTGTTTTGAATTTCCAAACATCAATTCAGATAACCAGTACAGCACATACTTAAAGATTCATGAACTTTTAAATACAGAGCACCGCTGTCTTGTAAGCAGCTTTATCATGAACCGTATTGTAGTATTTTTCCCGATTTTTTCTGTTACCCCTGAATATTCAGAAATCCAGGAACAGATAAAAAAATTCTACACTACTCTCAGCTATAATATTACAACAGGAATCCGTGCCGGAGTAAGTACAATCTTTTCTGATAAG
The Treponema bryantii DNA segment above includes these coding regions:
- a CDS encoding response regulator, with product MFNILVTDDEQIVIDSLSFIINKNFADEARVFTALSGTEAIEIVMKENIDIMFMDINMPGLSGLETVSVITKLKPNIVFVILSAFDRFQYAQEAINLGAYKYITKPVNRNVVIETIRGAMQLVQEKQGKLSADMELHKKLDLVSPMIENDFIYACIYNNDKSIDLSSYLDYFNLTDNPWVFCCFEFPNINSDNQYSTYLKIHELLNTEHRCLVSSFIMNRIVVFFPIFSVTPEYSEIQEQIKKFYTTLSYNITTGIRAGVSTIFSDKTKLQASYSEALSALNKSASGGGLIFSDGMSFTGEQESTLKKSSTGEFKNQIINKLSSGDSNGVKSFLELFTSELISQQLPGDKIKNSFFELIVTANNATKEQNKAFSSDTFDNAFATLSTENDIKLIKEFAQKFLMECTQAVSSVKKAEENPIIKKVCTYVDENLSQDISLETAADFAGVSSFYLSKLFKEEKGETFINFISDKRLEKSRQLLSETNLSIKEITAEVGYNDQNYFSRIFKTKYGLSPKEYRKVK